One window of Burkholderia thailandensis E264 genomic DNA carries:
- the capA gene encoding capistruin family lasso peptide: MVRLLAKLLRSTIHGSNGVSLDAVSSTHGTPGFQTPDARVISRFGFN, encoded by the coding sequence ATGGTTCGACTTTTGGCGAAGCTGCTTCGTTCGACGATCCACGGCTCCAACGGTGTCAGCCTGGACGCGGTTTCCTCGACGCACGGCACCCCGGGTTTCCAAACCCCGGACGCTCGCGTCATTTCGCGCTTCGGGTTCAATTAA
- a CDS encoding lasso peptide biosynthesis B2 protein, protein MTPASHCHIAVFDQAIVALDMQRSRYFLYDEACAKAFADHYLDFKPIDAPHALKPLISDRIVVAASPASVPKRIADYRGWAFDTFDSGIWASRTLGERSAAGFEWLPFWRIVRGAVSLKMRGFRALSALDRLARLDAGAEQRVRADGGPSRTAERYLRASIWSPFRITCLQMSFALATHLRRENVPAQLVIGVRPMPFVAHAWVEIDGRVCGDEPELKKSYGEIYRTPRHDERAGPFGLAA, encoded by the coding sequence ATGACGCCAGCCAGCCATTGCCATATTGCGGTATTCGATCAGGCGATCGTCGCACTCGATATGCAACGGTCGCGCTATTTTCTTTACGACGAAGCATGCGCGAAGGCTTTTGCCGATCATTATCTGGATTTCAAGCCGATCGATGCGCCGCATGCATTGAAGCCGTTGATATCCGACCGGATCGTCGTCGCCGCATCGCCAGCGTCCGTCCCGAAGCGCATTGCCGATTACCGCGGGTGGGCGTTCGACACGTTCGATTCGGGCATCTGGGCAAGCCGCACGCTCGGCGAGCGAAGCGCGGCCGGCTTCGAGTGGCTGCCGTTCTGGCGCATCGTGCGCGGCGCGGTGTCGCTCAAGATGCGAGGCTTTCGCGCGCTCTCGGCGCTCGACCGTCTCGCTCGGCTCGACGCGGGCGCGGAACAACGCGTGCGCGCCGACGGCGGTCCGTCGCGCACGGCCGAGCGCTACCTGCGCGCGTCGATCTGGTCGCCCTTTCGCATCACGTGCCTGCAAATGTCGTTCGCGCTCGCCACGCACCTGCGGCGGGAGAACGTGCCCGCTCAACTGGTGATCGGCGTGAGGCCGATGCCGTTCGTCGCCCATGCTTGGGTCGAAATCGACGGGCGCGTGTGCGGCGACGAACCGGAGCTGAAAAAGAGCTATGGCGAAATCTATCGAACGCCGCGACATGACGAACGCGCCGGCCCGTTCGGGCTGGCGGCTTGA